A genome region from Prionailurus viverrinus isolate Anna chromosome A3, UM_Priviv_1.0, whole genome shotgun sequence includes the following:
- the CCDC142 gene encoding coiled-coil domain-containing protein 142 isoform X5, protein MAQGSRSGGFLPPLATVPPFWSQPEGAVEEQWERRQAGALGGDFRGWPRLPVAGSIPCLNPRPGGARGAQPWWAAPAPADAGEHREAGAADWWQEPAAGRPIPPALQRLRAVLLRLHREREQLLQARDCACHLQTAVRLLRILSPSATALGPGPLPQLCRDLLLPSRGAVPRSGPRETPEPLLLARPVGLAAQRLDAAIEMQLRALGREPASPGLSSQLADVLLALPAYHQLMGKALSQIPGAARPFPPLRVLHLLTGERGCQVAGQLDEALRGSGLRDHLRSRCQEERELLPGLLGLLGGVSDSASSGLGLGGAGALWSQYWTLLWAACAQSLDLSLGPWRDHRAAAQQLSQALGQASLPQECEKELASLCRNLFHQSLIWNWDQGFCQALGSAGEDQSSRPSSSHTTELLQQLFPPLLDALQQPRSGLPLCQPPGETKYWGWRNRTVEDPAPLALGLCTLQTTLLWFLGRTQQHLAAWAPDSFLLLIQKDLPVSSWGVGRRGAWAGLKSHFPFLPKPLLHEAAALSRLASEESLSLEVEQQLGLEIQKLTAQIQLLPEESLSLFFQECHKQATQGFELYMPRGRYWRHHLSPELPSIPSEYAGLVVRTVLEPVLQGLQGLPPQAQAPALGQALTAILGAWLDHILRHGIRFRGRCSSDKTLEWSGSCWRRSSGACRQNFASLCSHSTSSRGWMVPCCVYSSSPCPSLKSTGGLPVAVYAMRSRPWNCPAAASTAWRTWSPLFGLEHPQPRQLSC, encoded by the exons ATGGCCCAGGGGTCTCGCTCCGGTGGCTTTCTGCCTCCGCTCGCCACCGTGCCGCCGTTTTGGTCACAACCAGAAGGCGCTGTGGAAGAGCAGTGGGAGAGAAGGCAGGCGGGCGCTCTCGGCGGGGACTTTCGTGGCTGGCCGCGGCTGCCGGTTGCCGGGAGCATTCCCTGCCTGAACCCACGGCCCGGCGGAGCTCGGGGAGCGCAGCCGTGGTGGGCTGCGCCGGCGCCAGCAGACGCAGGAGAGCACCGCGAGGCGGGCGCTGCAGACTGGTGGCAGGAGCCGGCAGCCGGCCGCCCCATTCCTCCCGCGCTGCAGCGTCTCCGGGCCGTGTTGCTGCGGCTGCATCGTGAGCGGGAGCAGCTCCTTCAAGCCCGGGACTGCGCCTGCCACCTACAGACGGCCGTGCGCCTCCTGAGGATCCTGAGTCCCAGCGCGACGGCCCTTGGCCCCGGCCCCTTGCCTCAGCTGTGCCGCGACCTGCTGCTGCCTTCCCGTGGGGCTGTCCCGCGAAGCGGCCCACGGGAGACTCCGGAGCCGCTACTCCTGGCGCGTCCCGTTGGACTGGCCGCTCAGCGCCTGGATGCTGCCATCGAGATGCAGCTTCGGGCTCTGGGTCGGGAGCCTGCCAGCCCGGGCTTGTCGTCCCAACTTGCTGACGTGCTCTTGGCACTTCCCGCCTACCACCAGCTGATGGGAAAAGCCTTGAGCCAAATTCCGGGGGCAGCGCGCCCTTTCCCACCCCTCCGTGTGCTCCACCTCCTGACGGGGGAGCGGGGTTGCCAGGTGGCTGGTCAGCTAGATGAGGCGCTCAGGGGGTCAGGCTTGCGGGACCACCTCCGAAGTCGGTGCCAGGAGGAGCGGGAGCTGCTGCCcgggctgctggggctgctggggggtGTGAGTGATTCAGCCAGCAGTGGACTGGGGCTTGGAGGGGCTGGAGCCCTGTGGAGCCAGTACTGGACCCTGCTATGGGCAGCTtgtgctcagagtctggacctaAGTCTAGGACCCTGGAGGGACCACAGGGCAGCCGCACAACAACTAAGTCAGGCACTGGGTCAGG CATCCCTGCCTCAGGAGTGTGAGAAGGAGCTGGCTTCTTTGTGTCGCAACCTATTTCATCAGTCCCTTATCTGGAATTGGGACCAAG GCTTCTGCCAGGCCTTGGGATCTGCTGGTGAAGATCAGAGCAGCCGTCCCTCATCCTCTCATACCACTGAACTTCTGCAACagcttttccctcctctcttggATGCCCTTCAACAACCCAGGTCAGGGCTGCCCCTCTGTCAGCCTCCAGGTGAGACAAAGTACTGGGGATGGAGGAACAGAACAGTTGAAG ATCCTGCACCCCTTGCTTTAGGGCTCTGTACCCTGCAGACCACCTTGCTCTGGTTTTTGGGTAGAACTCAGCAGCATCTGGCAGCATGGGCCCcagattctttcctgcttctgaTCCAGAAGGACTTACCTGTGAGTAGCTGGGGAGTGGGCAGGAGAGGAGCCTGGGCTGGGCTGAAATCTCACTTCCCATTTCTGCCAAAGCCTCTATTGCATGAGGCGGCAGCTCTGTCTAGACTGGCCTCAGAAGAAAGTTTGTCCCTGGAGGTGGAGCAGCAGCTGGGCCTGGAGATCCAGAAGCTAACTGCACAGATCCAG CTCCTGCCTGAAGAGTCACTAAGTCTCTTTTTTCAAGAATGTCATAAACAAGCCACACAGGGCTTTGAACTCTACATGCCACGGGGCCGGTACTGGCGGCATCATCTCTCTCCTG AACTGCCCAGCATTCCCAGTGAGTATGCTGGGTTGGTGGTTCGCACTGTACTGGAGCCTGTGCTGCAAGGATTGCAGGGATTGCCGCCCCAAGCCCAGGCCCCTGCCCTTGGCCAAGCACTGACAGCCATCCTGGGTGCCTGGCTTGACCACATCCTCAGGCACGGGATCCGGTTCAG GGGGCGCTGCAGCTCAGACAAGACTTTGGAGTGGTCCGGGAGTTGCTGGAGGAGGAGCAGTGGGGCCTGTCGCCAGAACTTCGCCAGTCTCTGCTCACACTCAACATCTTCCAGAGGCTGGATGGTGCCCTGCTGTGTCTATTCCAGCAGCCCCTGCCCAAGCCTGAAGTCCACAGGAGGCCTCCCTGTTGCT GTATATGCAATGAGGTCCAGACCATGGAATTGCCCAGCAGCAGCCTCAACAGCTTGGAGAACTTGGAGCCCCCTCTTCGGCCTGGAGCACCCCCAGCCCAGACAGCTCAGCTGCTAA